The Fulvivirga ligni genome window below encodes:
- a CDS encoding Ig-like domain-containing protein encodes MRYLVFSTILLFASCIGTDFVDDPLVEKKIAITSEANSVMTGTTLQMEGIYYNEFGIAVEESLTWQSSNTAVASVDNNGLLTANMAGQVMIKATFESVESESLLITIIDNPDELAEVVLTGSSNLLSVGGSLQLSVKLLNGYGEEIDGEVTWQSSNNDVATVSSAGLVTGKSNGEVSITASSQGISSQQYQLTVGSAEKVATFMGGNGYVAKGAARLYYDNNDNLILGFSEDFETSFALGTFIYLSNTTTGSQVAASGLGLGEITTNGAKSFNITALDASVELDTYQYVIVLCKPAAITFGYANFNE; translated from the coding sequence ATGAGATATTTAGTTTTTTCCACCATTCTGTTATTTGCCAGCTGTATCGGTACCGACTTTGTTGATGATCCTTTAGTGGAGAAGAAAATAGCGATCACTTCTGAGGCTAATAGTGTCATGACGGGAACTACACTTCAGATGGAAGGTATTTATTATAATGAATTTGGAATAGCCGTAGAAGAGTCCTTGACATGGCAAAGTAGCAATACCGCTGTGGCTTCTGTAGACAATAATGGCTTACTTACCGCCAATATGGCTGGCCAGGTGATGATTAAGGCAACATTTGAATCAGTAGAAAGTGAATCTTTACTTATTACCATAATAGATAACCCTGACGAACTGGCTGAGGTAGTATTGACTGGAAGTAGCAACCTGTTATCCGTTGGTGGTTCTTTGCAGCTATCGGTAAAATTGCTCAATGGCTATGGTGAGGAAATTGATGGCGAGGTGACCTGGCAAAGCAGCAATAATGATGTAGCTACAGTTTCATCCGCCGGCTTGGTAACAGGAAAGTCTAATGGCGAAGTGAGCATTACAGCCTCATCCCAGGGCATATCAAGTCAGCAGTATCAACTCACGGTGGGTAGCGCTGAGAAAGTGGCCACTTTTATGGGAGGTAATGGTTATGTGGCCAAAGGTGCAGCTCGTTTGTACTATGATAATAATGACAATCTAATTCTAGGTTTCAGTGAAGATTTTGAAACCAGCTTTGCTCTGGGCACTTTCATTTATTTGTCTAACACCACCACAGGTAGTCAGGTGGCCGCTTCTGGTTTGGGGCTGGGAGAAATTACCACTAATGGGGCTAAATCATTTAATATCACCGCGTTAGATGCTTCAGTAGAGCTGGATACTTATCAATATG
- a CDS encoding sensor histidine kinase, whose translation MSQLFKNNSLGFFWKISLMLLGVLVIVGFAYVFITASLAEKYFQERNQVLNAPIAQSIIKEVKPFIDGELSENATDEIMHHMMAINPSIEVYILNPGGKILNYVAPYKRVKMDSVNLDPVHQFIASDKQQYIVGDDPRNPGVQKVFSAAAIAEGDVTLGYVYVVLASEEYDSVSAFMWNSYIMRLGGRSFLIALLASLIVGIIAIWLIIKNLNKIITTVKRFQKGEMSARIPVKSTGGLNDLALAFNEMADTIVGNIENLKSMENLRRELVGNVSHDLRTPLAVIHGYIETLMIKRDQLSEKDREKYLKIILESTDKLRKLVDELFELSKLESKQVTPKKEPFFIQELINDISQKFEILADDKNITIKTTSVKQNTLVYADVALIERVLQNLIDNALKFTPEGGTIQIAVDQTDQFVEIKVSDTGPGIPKDQIPFIFDRYHIGDKRISLDNNNTGLGLAIVKKILEIHNATINLTSKINYGTTFSFQLPEHQSV comes from the coding sequence ATGAGTCAATTATTTAAAAATAACTCACTGGGATTTTTCTGGAAAATATCGCTGATGCTCCTGGGGGTCTTAGTGATTGTCGGTTTCGCTTATGTGTTTATTACGGCCTCCCTGGCGGAGAAATATTTTCAGGAGAGAAATCAGGTGTTAAATGCACCCATAGCCCAAAGCATTATAAAAGAGGTAAAGCCCTTTATAGATGGTGAATTATCTGAAAATGCCACTGATGAGATCATGCACCACATGATGGCCATTAATCCCAGCATTGAAGTGTATATTTTAAACCCTGGAGGTAAGATTTTAAACTATGTGGCTCCTTACAAAAGAGTAAAAATGGACTCCGTTAATCTGGACCCTGTCCATCAATTCATAGCCTCTGATAAGCAGCAATATATTGTAGGGGATGATCCGCGAAATCCTGGTGTGCAGAAAGTATTCTCTGCTGCAGCCATTGCTGAAGGAGATGTTACACTAGGCTACGTATATGTGGTATTGGCAAGTGAAGAATACGATTCAGTTTCAGCATTTATGTGGAATAGCTATATCATGCGGCTAGGAGGAAGATCTTTCTTAATTGCTTTATTGGCCTCTTTGATAGTAGGAATTATTGCCATTTGGCTGATCATCAAAAACTTAAATAAGATTATAACCACCGTTAAACGCTTTCAAAAAGGGGAGATGAGCGCTCGCATTCCTGTGAAATCTACCGGAGGGCTCAATGATCTTGCCTTGGCTTTTAATGAAATGGCAGATACTATAGTGGGCAATATTGAGAACCTGAAGTCGATGGAAAACCTGAGACGGGAACTGGTGGGCAACGTCTCACATGATTTGAGGACGCCGCTGGCCGTGATCCATGGTTATATTGAAACGCTGATGATAAAAAGAGATCAGCTTTCTGAAAAAGACAGAGAAAAATACCTGAAAATTATTCTTGAAAGTACAGATAAGCTGCGCAAGCTAGTGGATGAGCTTTTTGAATTATCAAAGCTGGAATCGAAGCAGGTGACGCCCAAAAAAGAGCCATTTTTCATTCAGGAGCTGATCAATGACATCAGTCAGAAGTTTGAAATATTAGCAGACGATAAAAATATTACCATCAAGACTACTTCCGTTAAACAGAACACTTTGGTGTATGCCGATGTGGCCTTGATTGAACGCGTACTTCAAAACCTGATCGATAATGCCTTGAAGTTTACACCTGAGGGCGGCACCATTCAAATAGCTGTAGATCAAACTGATCAGTTTGTAGAAATTAAGGTGTCAGACACTGGGCCAGGCATTCCTAAAGATCAGATTCCATTTATTTTTGATCGCTATCATATTGGTGATAAGCGCATTAGCCTGGATAATAACAATACCGGCCTGGGTTTGGCCATCGTGAAGAAGATTCTTGAAATCCATAATGCCACCATAAATCTCACCAGTAAGATCAATTATGGAACAACTTTCTCTTTCCAACTTCCTGAGCATCAAAGTGTATAG
- a CDS encoding response regulator transcription factor, whose amino-acid sequence MKKVLLIEDDVHIKELLEIHLKDLQCQLSMATNGAVGYNMALNESFDLIVLDLMLPGKDGLEICRDLRANDVVTPILMLTARSEEVDKIIGLETGADDYLTKPFSVREFIARVKAIFRRVQMLKQSDEIEQVIKLGNLQIDKNKRKVLREQERIDLTPKEFDLLYLLATNPGTSYSRGRLLSLIWGYEFEGYEHTVNSHINRLRSKLEKDLNQPEYILTTWGVGYRFNDELPVTSLI is encoded by the coding sequence ATGAAAAAGGTACTACTTATAGAGGACGATGTCCATATAAAAGAGCTGCTGGAAATACACCTGAAAGATTTACAATGCCAGTTGAGCATGGCTACCAACGGAGCAGTTGGCTATAACATGGCGCTGAATGAATCATTTGATTTGATAGTCCTGGACCTAATGCTGCCCGGCAAGGATGGCCTGGAAATATGCAGAGACCTGCGAGCCAATGATGTAGTAACACCTATTTTAATGCTTACCGCCAGGTCCGAAGAAGTGGACAAAATTATTGGCCTAGAAACAGGGGCCGATGATTATTTAACTAAACCATTTAGCGTGAGAGAGTTCATTGCCAGAGTGAAAGCCATTTTCAGAAGGGTGCAAATGTTAAAGCAGAGCGATGAAATAGAGCAGGTGATTAAGCTGGGCAATCTGCAGATTGATAAAAACAAGCGTAAAGTCCTGCGCGAACAAGAACGAATTGACCTTACTCCCAAGGAATTTGACCTACTGTACCTTCTGGCGACCAATCCTGGCACCAGCTATTCTCGCGGTCGTCTGCTAAGTTTAATCTGGGGATATGAATTTGAAGGCTATGAGCACACTGTAAATTCTCACATCAACAGGCTGAGAAGTAAGCTGGAAAAAGACCTAAATCAGCCAGAATACATACTTACTACTTGGGGAGTGGGCTATAGGTTTAATGATGAATTACCCGTAACGTCTTTAATATGA